A DNA window from Xyrauchen texanus isolate HMW12.3.18 chromosome 6, RBS_HiC_50CHRs, whole genome shotgun sequence contains the following coding sequences:
- the LOC127644915 gene encoding gastrula zinc finger protein XlCGF8.2DB-like isoform X1 — protein sequence MEPVKEENEDVSISELFRLKNQDTEEQIDLMEVKEESQELNEVEEKHQYHKSDDVITGEKSFGCSQTEKKISYKRTQRKIAKNSFICPQCGKSFTHKGTFNIHLRIHTGEKPFTCHQCGKSFREKANLQEHMRIHTGEKPFTCLQCGKSFRHRASFKAHMRTHTGGKHFTCLQCGKRFRNPSGLSRHIHIHSENQLHQCSHCGKSFTQSSRLRLHLRYHSKEKPFNCDQCGQKFIFASVLKRHLKLHETNEKPYICTVCGKSFSQLAYMKGHEKTHLGVKPHVCSVCGRAFNRADYLNVHQRIHTGEKPHKCSFCEKSFRRPQEWKKHEKLHNRRSLKSYH from the coding sequence atctgatggaagtgaaagaggaaagtcaagaactgaatgaagtggaggagaaacatcagtatcacaaatctgatgatgtcataactggagaaaaatcttttgGTTGCTCACAGACTGAAAAGAAAATATCATATAAAAGAACTCAAAGAAAAATAGCCAAAAATTCTTTCatctgccctcagtgtggaaagagtttcacacataaAGGAACCTTTAATATCCActtaagaattcacactggagagaaacctttcacttgccatcagtgtggaaagagtttcagagaGAAAGCAAATCTTCAggagcacatgagaattcacactggagaaaagcctttcacatgccttcagtgtgggaagagtttcagacACAGAGCAAGTTTTAAGGCGCACATGAGAACTCACACTGGAGGAAAACATTTCActtgccttcagtgtggaaagaggtTTAGAAATCCAAGTGGCTTAAGTAGGCATATACATATTCACTCTGAAAATCAATTACACCAATGTTCTCATTGTGGCAAGAGTTTCACACAGTCAAGTCGTCTCAGACTTCATCTGCGCTATCACTCTAAAGAAAAGccatttaactgtgatcagtgcggccaaaaatttatttttgcatcAGTGCTAAAAAGACACTTGAAACTTCATGAGACTAATGAGAAGCCTTACATATGCACtgtttgtggaaagagtttttcacAGCTGGCTTATATGAAAGGGCATGAGAAAACACATTTGGGTGTAAAACCTCATGTATGCTCAGTGTGTGGTAGAGCTTTTAACAGAGCGGATTACTTGAACGTgcaccaaagaattcatactggagaaaaacctcacAAGTGCTCATTTTGTGAAAAGAGTTTTAGACGTCCCCAAGAGtggaaaaaacatgaaaaactgcATAATAGACGGAGTCTTAAATCAtaccactga